AGCGACTCCTGCGCCTACATTAGGTGCGGATAGCTCTCCTCAGGCTAAATCCATGTTGGACAAAGGGGCTGATTACTATGAAATTCCAGCCTTTTTACGTAAACAAGCAGATTAATTAACTGCTTAATACAATAGGTAATTGCGAAATGCCAGCGCGGCGCCCCTCCGGACGACGAATCCCGCGCTTGCGTTGGCATGCTTACTAACAATTATTTATTGGAGATGTCATGATTGCTGTTGGACAAAAATTACCGAACGCTACTCTTTATGAATTTATGAATGAAGAGACTGAAGGCTGCTCCTTAGGGCCAAATGCTTTTGAAGTTGAAAAGCTGGTAGCTGGAAAAAAGATTGTGTTGTTTGCATTGCCTGGCGCGTTTACACCAACTTGCTCTGCAAAGCACGTACCTGGTTACGTTGAGCACTACGATGCGATTAAAGCTAAAGGTGTTGACGAGATTTGGTGTGTTTCTGTAAATGACCCGTTTGTGATGGGCGCATGGGGACGCGATCAAAAGGTTGGCAAAAAGATTCGCATGTTAGGTGATGGCAGTGCTGAGTTCACCAAAAAGCTTGGTTTGGAGCTGGACCTAACCGCTCGTGGTTTTGGTGTTCGCTCAGATCGTTATGCCATGATTATTGAAGATGGTGTGGTCAAGTCATTAGACCGCGAAGCTCCAGGTAAGTTTGAAGTAAGTGATGCTGCTTCTATTTTGAAAAAGCTTTAATTCAAACCCTTATATAACAAATATCCCCTGAATTTAGAAATCCAAACATGATGAAGCAACGCACTATCGCCACTCCGGTTAAAACCGTGGGGATTGGCTTGCACTCTGGTCGCAAGGTGACGATTTCTATCAAGCCTGCACCAATAAATTCAGGGGTTCAGTTTGTTCGGGTAGATACGCCTGAGCAGTCAGTCGTACCGGCAACTGCTTTAGCTGTATGTGACACAAGATTAGCCTCTGTTATTCAGAAGGATGGTGTACGTGTTTCTACCGTTGAACATCTGCTTTCAGCCTGCGCGGGTCTTGGGCTTGATAATTTATTGATTGAACTTGATGGTGAAGAAGTGCCCATCATGGATGGTAGCGCTGCTTCATTCTTATTCTTAATTGAATCTGCTGGTATTGCAGAACAAGATGCGCCACGTCAATTTTTGGTGATTAAAAAACCAGTAGAAGTTCGTGAAGGCGACAAGCTTGCTCGCTTAGAACCTTTCTTTGGATTTAAGTTGGATTTCACAATTGACTTCAAGCATCCAGCTGTAGATAAAACTGGCCAGCGGTTTGTGGTGGATTTTGCAGAGCAAGCCTACCGTAGTGAAATTGGGCGCGCCCGCACTTTCGGTTTTGCTCATGAAGTAGAGGCATTGCGCGAAATGGGTTTGGCACGCGGTGGCAGTTTAGATAACGCGATTGTTTTAGATGAGCACCGCATTCTAAATAATGAAGAGCTTCGTTATGAAGATGAATTTGTCCGTCACAAAATCCTCGATGCAATCGGTGACTTGTATTTGATTGGCCATCCGATTGTGGGGGCTTATGTTGCTGAGAAATCAGGTCACGCCCTCAACAACGCACTTTTACGTAAGCTTTTGGAAGACCCAAGTTCTTATGAAATCAGCTCTTTTGCTGAAAATAAGGCTCCAGGCGCCTACTCTCAAGAAAGTCAGCCCCTCTTTTTCTAAGGGCGCTGAAGTAGTTTTGAGCTACTTTGGTTTATTTTTCAGCAGCTTCTCAATGGAAGAGCGTAAACCAGAGTCTGGACCTAACCTTTCCAATAGGGATTCCCAGGATTTTTTGGCAACCTCATTTAATCCTCTTGGCTTCTCGCGCTGATCTTGGCGAGGCTTAACTTCCCAGCTGGGCGGAGCAGGTTTAACTCGTACTTTGATTGCCTTACAAGCCAACCCAGATTTACCTAACTCATTGATTAGACTGGGTAATATTTGCTGCAAGCGGCTGGCAATGCTGGCGCTACTGACCAGTAAAAATAGCTCATCTTGCGAGCCAGAACGCCAACCAGCTTCAATTTTTGGGCTCAGATGGTCTAAATCAAGTTTCGTCAGGGCTGAGTTAATGATTGTCTTGAGTTTGGCTAGATCTTCGGTTTTAGCCAAAATTCCCCCAAGACCATCGGATTCACGTAGGTAATCCATCCAGTCATGAGCTGTGGGCTTGCGGGATGATTTAGGGCTAAAGTTCATAAAAAATAGGGTTGCGGGTGATAAACTCAAGGACTTAATTTTCTTCAATATCCCATGGTAATCGGTCTTCTTAAAACCCTGGTCGGCAGTCGTAACGACCGCCTCTTAAAACAGTATCGCAAAGTCGTTGCTAAGGTCGTCACTTTTGAGGCGAGCCTGCAATCTTTGGATGATTCTGCACTTGCTGAAAAAACTGCAGAATTCAAGTCACGCCTTGCCGCTGGAGAGTCCTTAGATGACATCGCTGCAGAAGCATTTGCGGTAGTTCGAGAGGCTAGTACACGCGTTATGAAGATGCGCCACTTTGATGCGCAGATTCTGGGTGGTCTAGCCTTGCATCAAGGCAAGATTGCCGAGATGGGTACAGGCGAAGGAAAAACCCTAACAGCTACTCTTCCAGTCTATTTGAATGCTTTGACTGGTAAAGGTGTTCATGTTGTTACGGTGAATGATTATTTAGCACAACGTGATGCCGAATGGATGTCCAAGTTGTATAACTTCTTGGGCATGAAGGTGGGTGTGAACCTATCTCAAATGGACCACACTACTAAGCAAGAAGCTTATGCCGCTGATATTACTTACGGCACCAATAATGAATTTGGTTTCGATTACTTGCGCGACAACATGGTTCAGGATTTGGATCAGCGCGTGCAACGCGGTTTAGCTTATGCAATCGTTGACGAAGTCGACTCCATTCTGATTGATGAGGCTCGCACGCCATTAATCATTTCAGGTCAGGCTGAAGATCACACGGATCTCTATATCAAGATTAATGCTTTACCATCTCATTTAGAGCGTCAAATTGGCGAAGAGAAGGCAGATGGTTCGGGTGTTGAGAAGCCAGGCGACTACTGGGTGGATGAGAAGTCTCAGCAGGTGTATTTGACTGAACAGGGTCATGACAAGGCTGAGTCTGTATTGGTTCAATTGGGTGCGCTCAATGATGGTGACTCTCTTTACGCGCCACAAAATATTACTTTGATGCATCACGTGTACGCTGCTCTGCGCGCACACACTCTCTATCACCGCGATCAACAATACGTTGTTCAGGGTGGCGAAGTCATCATCGTGGACGAATTTACTGGCCGCTTAATGCAGGGTCGTCGTTGGTCTGATGGATTGCATCAAGCTGTAGAAGCTAAAGAAGGTGTGCAGATTCAGAATGAGAATCAAACTTTAGCGACAATTACTTTCCAAAATTATTTCCGCATGTATGGCAAGTTAGCCGGCATGACTGGTACTGCCGATACTGAGGCGTATGAATTTAAAGAAATCTACAACTTGGAAACAGTTGTGATTCCGCCAAATCGTATTAGCCAAAGAAAAGATAAGCAAGATCAGATCTATAAGTCATCTCGCGAACGCTATGACGCGGTGATTAAAGATATCGAAGATTGTTATGAACGTGGCCAGCCAGTATTAGTGGGTACCACTTCGATTGAAAACTCTGAGTTGATTGCGAATCTATTAGATCAGCGCAAATTACCACACCAAGTTTTAAATGCAAAACAGCATGCTCGTGAAGCAGAAATTATTGCTCAAGCTGGTCGGCCAAAAATGATCACGATTGCTACTAATATGGCAGGCCGTGGTACTGATATCGTGCTTGGCGGCAACGTCGGCAAGCAGTCTTCTTTGATTGAGGCTGATAGCGCTCTAGCTGATGGTGATAAATCAGTCAAAATTAAGCAGCTGCAGGACGAGTGGCAAAGCATTCATGACCAAGTACTCACTGCGGGTGGTTTACATATCATTGGCACCGAGCGACACGAAAGTCGTCGTATTGATAACCAGTTAAGAGGCCGTTCGGGCCGCCAGGGTGATCCTGGCTCTTCTCGCTTCTACCTTTCATTAGATGATCCGCTGCTACGTATCTTTGCAGGCGATCGTTTACGTTCCGTCATGGAGCGTCTCAAGATGCCCGATGGTGAGCCGATTGAAGCGGGCATGGTGACGCGCTCAATTGAGTCTGCTCAACGCAAAGTTGAAGGCCGCAACTTTGATATTCGTAAGCAATTGCTGGAATATGACAACGTTGCTAATGATCAGCGTAAAGAAACTTACCGCCTCAGAAATGAAGTGCTTGAGAGTGCTGATATTGGTGAGTTAATTGCCAATTTGCGCGAAGATGTTTTGCGTTCTGTTTGCTCAGTTTATGTTCCGCTGGAGTCTATGGAAGAGCAGTGGGACCTAGTTGGATTGGAAAATGTCTTAGCCAGTGAGTGGGGCCTCACAATTGACCTCAGAAATTGGGTTGAAGGTGCAGATACTGTAGATGACGCGGAAATCGTTGACCGTGTATTGCAGGCCGCTAAAGAAGCTTACGATGCAAAGGTCGAGCTCTCTGGGCGTGAATCATTTGCAGGTTTTGAGCGCTCCGTGCTTCTGTATAGCTTGGATAGTCACTGGCGTGAGCATTTGGCTGCTTTGGATCATTTGCGTCAGGGTATTCATTTGCGTGGTTATGCGCAGAAAGATCCTAAGCAAGAGTACCGCCGTGAAGCATTTGAGCTGTATGGTGAATTACTCAATGTCATCAAAAATGACGTTGTGAAAAACATCATGACGGTTCAGATTCGAAGCGCAAGCGAATTGGATCAGGCTTCGGAATCCATGAATGAAGATCTGGCAAAACTTTCAGATGTTCAATATCAACATGCTGATTCCGAAAAGGAAGTAGCAGGCTCAACCGGTGATCACGGTGCTGCAGTGGATATTCAGCCAGCCCCTCTTCGCGCTAGCCCAAAGGTAGGTCGAAATGATCCTTGTACCTGTGGTAGCGGAAAGAAGTATAAAAACTGCCACGGCGCGCTAGCTTAGATTTTTTAATCTTCACGCGACACTGCTTAAATGGCTCAGATTTATCTGAGCCATTTTTCTTGGTGGAATCCCTAATAATTTAATACCCCTAGAGACCCTGAGATCTGTCATGATTTGTAGGTGCAAAAACATTTGCTTTGTCTGCAAAATCTCAAATTTAACTAAGGGGGCGTTATGGCCGTGTCTTTTACTCTCAATGGTAAAGCTGTTAATTTCGATGGAGATCCTGAAACGCCAATTCTCTGGGTCTTACGAGACCATTTAGATGTCACGAGTCCAAAGTATGGCTGTGGCGCAGGACTTTGTGGTGCATGCACCGTTCATTTAGAAGGTGCTGCCATCCGTTCTTGCTCTACCCCTGTATCTGCTGCTGGAGGAAAAGCGGTCACCACTCTCGAAGGCTTAACAGCAAAGGTTGGAAAAGCGCTTCAAGATGCCTGGATCGAGTTCGATGTACCTCAGTGTGGATATTGTCAGACTGGGCAAATGATGTCTGCAGCCGATTTATTGGCAAAGAAAAAACAGCCAAGTAGTGATGATATTAAAAATGCCATGAGCGGAAATATTTGTCGCTGCGGTACCTATTCCCGCATCGAAAAAGCAGTCAAACGTGCTGCAGATAAATTGGCATAAGGGGCAAGAATCACATGAAAAATCAATCTTTAAAAAGTAATAGCCGTCGTCAATTTATTCAGCAAAGCGCTGCTCTTGGGGGCGCTTTTGTTATTGGGATGCATCTTCCAATGACAAGTGAAGCTGCTGTAGGGGATGCTGCAAAGCCCGCCTTAGCAAACGCTTGGGTACAAATTACCCCTAATAATCAAATTACGCTCATTTGTGCCCGCTCAGAAATGGGTCAGGACGTATATACCTCTTTGCCAGCTTTGCTAGCTGAGGAATTAAATTTACCTCTCTCAATGATTCAGGTGCAGATTGCTGGAGTTGCCCCTGTTTACATCAATGCAATGTTGGGTGGTCAAATTACTGGAGGCTCTACTTCAGTTCGTGAAGCCTTCGATAAATTAAGAACTGCTGGAGCTGCAACTCGTATGGTCTTAATTCAGGCTGCAGCTCAACGTTGGAACGTGTCAGCTGCCGACTGTAAGGCTATGAATGGCAAGGTAATGCATTCAAGTGGCAAGTCAGCTACCTACGGAGAATTGGCTGCAGATGCAGCTAAGTTACCTCTTCCAGAAAAACCAGCCCTAAAGTCGCCTGCGAATTTTATGGTGATCGGCAAAGAAACAATGCGTCGCTTGGATACACCAAGTAAAGTTGCTGGCAAAGCAGTTTATGGAATTGACGTCAAGATTCCGGGTATGGCAATTGCATCCTTAGCGCAATGCCCTGTTATTGGAGGTACGCCTACATCCTTTGATGCTTCCGCTGCAATGAAGGTATCTGGAGTGATTAAAGTTGTCCAGATTTCGGATGGTGTTGCAGTATTGGCTAAGGATTTTTATACCGCGCGCAAGGCTAGGGATGCGTTAAAGATTACCTGGAACGAAGGCTCTAATGCGAACCTGAGTAATGCAGTTGTTCGTAAGTCATTGGAGGATGGTTTATCTAAAAAAGGGGCTGTGATTAAAACAGTGGGTGATTCCAATGCTGCCGTTGTAAATGGTAAGCCGCTGAGTGCCCAATACTTTTTACCGTACTTAGCCCACTCCACTATGGAGCCTGTGAACTGCTCTGCTGATGTATCTAATGGCAAGTGCAGAATTATTGGCCCAATTCAGTTTCAGCAAGGTGGGCAGGCTGTGGCTGCAGCTGCGGCTGGCGTTAAGCCAGAAGATGTCACGATTGAAACCACATTCCTGGGCGGGGGGTTTGGTCGCAAGTTGGAGCTGGACTTTATTCGTCAGGCTACTGAAATTTCTAAAGCGGCTGGAATGCCAGTTAAGATGCTCTGGACCAAGGAAGATGACATTACTCATGACTTCTATCGTCCTATGAGTATTCATAAAGTGGATGGAGTCTTGGGCGCCAATGGCCAGTTGGCTTCCTTGAAAGCCAAAATGGTTTCTCAGTCAGTGACAGCACGAGCCTTTCCTGGTTTTGTGAAGGATGGCTTTGATCCATTCATGGTGGAAGGCTCGAACAATATTACTTATGAGATTCCCAATCTAGAAATTACTAACGTGATTACGGATACTGGACTTCGAGTGGGTTATTGGCGCTCAGTCAGTAATGCGCTCAATGCATTTGCGATTGAAAGTTTTGTGGATGAAGCCGCTAAAGCTGCCGGAAAAGATCCTGTTGCATATCGGATGGCATCTTTAAGTAAGCACCCTCGAGCAAAAGCTGTTCTTGAGTTGGCG
This is a stretch of genomic DNA from Polynucleobacter sp. JS-JIR-II-b4. It encodes these proteins:
- a CDS encoding peroxiredoxin; this translates as MIAVGQKLPNATLYEFMNEETEGCSLGPNAFEVEKLVAGKKIVLFALPGAFTPTCSAKHVPGYVEHYDAIKAKGVDEIWCVSVNDPFVMGAWGRDQKVGKKIRMLGDGSAEFTKKLGLELDLTARGFGVRSDRYAMIIEDGVVKSLDREAPGKFEVSDAASILKKL
- the lpxC gene encoding UDP-3-O-acyl-N-acetylglucosamine deacetylase, translated to MMKQRTIATPVKTVGIGLHSGRKVTISIKPAPINSGVQFVRVDTPEQSVVPATALAVCDTRLASVIQKDGVRVSTVEHLLSACAGLGLDNLLIELDGEEVPIMDGSAASFLFLIESAGIAEQDAPRQFLVIKKPVEVREGDKLARLEPFFGFKLDFTIDFKHPAVDKTGQRFVVDFAEQAYRSEIGRARTFGFAHEVEALREMGLARGGSLDNAIVLDEHRILNNEELRYEDEFVRHKILDAIGDLYLIGHPIVGAYVAEKSGHALNNALLRKLLEDPSSYEISSFAENKAPGAYSQESQPLFF
- the secA gene encoding preprotein translocase subunit SecA; the protein is MVIGLLKTLVGSRNDRLLKQYRKVVAKVVTFEASLQSLDDSALAEKTAEFKSRLAAGESLDDIAAEAFAVVREASTRVMKMRHFDAQILGGLALHQGKIAEMGTGEGKTLTATLPVYLNALTGKGVHVVTVNDYLAQRDAEWMSKLYNFLGMKVGVNLSQMDHTTKQEAYAADITYGTNNEFGFDYLRDNMVQDLDQRVQRGLAYAIVDEVDSILIDEARTPLIISGQAEDHTDLYIKINALPSHLERQIGEEKADGSGVEKPGDYWVDEKSQQVYLTEQGHDKAESVLVQLGALNDGDSLYAPQNITLMHHVYAALRAHTLYHRDQQYVVQGGEVIIVDEFTGRLMQGRRWSDGLHQAVEAKEGVQIQNENQTLATITFQNYFRMYGKLAGMTGTADTEAYEFKEIYNLETVVIPPNRISQRKDKQDQIYKSSRERYDAVIKDIEDCYERGQPVLVGTTSIENSELIANLLDQRKLPHQVLNAKQHAREAEIIAQAGRPKMITIATNMAGRGTDIVLGGNVGKQSSLIEADSALADGDKSVKIKQLQDEWQSIHDQVLTAGGLHIIGTERHESRRIDNQLRGRSGRQGDPGSSRFYLSLDDPLLRIFAGDRLRSVMERLKMPDGEPIEAGMVTRSIESAQRKVEGRNFDIRKQLLEYDNVANDQRKETYRLRNEVLESADIGELIANLREDVLRSVCSVYVPLESMEEQWDLVGLENVLASEWGLTIDLRNWVEGADTVDDAEIVDRVLQAAKEAYDAKVELSGRESFAGFERSVLLYSLDSHWREHLAALDHLRQGIHLRGYAQKDPKQEYRREAFELYGELLNVIKNDVVKNIMTVQIRSASELDQASESMNEDLAKLSDVQYQHADSEKEVAGSTGDHGAAVDIQPAPLRASPKVGRNDPCTCGSGKKYKNCHGALA
- a CDS encoding (2Fe-2S)-binding protein, translated to MAVSFTLNGKAVNFDGDPETPILWVLRDHLDVTSPKYGCGAGLCGACTVHLEGAAIRSCSTPVSAAGGKAVTTLEGLTAKVGKALQDAWIEFDVPQCGYCQTGQMMSAADLLAKKKQPSSDDIKNAMSGNICRCGTYSRIEKAVKRAADKLA
- a CDS encoding molybdopterin cofactor-binding domain-containing protein — translated: MKNQSLKSNSRRQFIQQSAALGGAFVIGMHLPMTSEAAVGDAAKPALANAWVQITPNNQITLICARSEMGQDVYTSLPALLAEELNLPLSMIQVQIAGVAPVYINAMLGGQITGGSTSVREAFDKLRTAGAATRMVLIQAAAQRWNVSAADCKAMNGKVMHSSGKSATYGELAADAAKLPLPEKPALKSPANFMVIGKETMRRLDTPSKVAGKAVYGIDVKIPGMAIASLAQCPVIGGTPTSFDASAAMKVSGVIKVVQISDGVAVLAKDFYTARKARDALKITWNEGSNANLSNAVVRKSLEDGLSKKGAVIKTVGDSNAAVVNGKPLSAQYFLPYLAHSTMEPVNCSADVSNGKCRIIGPIQFQQGGQAVAAAAAGVKPEDVTIETTFLGGGFGRKLELDFIRQATEISKAAGMPVKMLWTKEDDITHDFYRPMSIHKVDGVLGANGQLASLKAKMVSQSVTARAFPGFVKDGFDPFMVEGSNNITYEIPNLEITNVITDTGLRVGYWRSVSNALNAFAIESFVDEAAKAAGKDPVAYRMASLSKHPRAKAVLELAVKKSGYVPGSKRFGVAQMECYDTYSACILELDPAAKETKVKKITFVSDCGITVHPDQARAQLTGGVIYGLSAALSNEITIENGRVQQNNFNNYPSLRQNQVPVVEVHLVPSQEKPGGLGEVGVPLVAPALVNAIAAATGKRIRELPIKA